A genomic segment from Streptosporangium roseum DSM 43021 encodes:
- a CDS encoding response regulator → MIRVLLADDEAMIRAGVRAILAADPEIEVVAEAGDGREAIDLVLSHRPDVVLLDIRMPRMDGLAAVAELRRVAPGTAVVMLTTFGEDDYIARALGEGAGGFLLKSGDPRELLAGIHAVAEGAAYLSPRVAHRVITQLTGGRMTRVVAAREQVAALTPRERDVLALVGEGLSNGQIARRLYLVEGTVKAHVSAILTRLGARNRVQAAILAHEAGLLDSVEPPDGEVQ, encoded by the coding sequence GTGATCCGGGTGCTGCTGGCCGACGACGAGGCCATGATCCGGGCCGGGGTGCGGGCCATCCTGGCCGCCGACCCGGAGATCGAGGTGGTCGCGGAGGCGGGCGACGGGCGGGAGGCGATCGACCTCGTCCTGAGCCACCGCCCCGACGTCGTCCTGCTCGACATCCGGATGCCCCGGATGGACGGGCTCGCGGCGGTCGCCGAGCTGCGCCGGGTCGCGCCCGGCACCGCGGTGGTGATGCTGACCACCTTCGGCGAGGACGACTACATCGCCCGGGCGCTCGGCGAGGGCGCCGGCGGGTTCCTGCTCAAGTCCGGCGACCCTCGCGAGCTGCTGGCCGGGATCCACGCCGTCGCCGAGGGCGCCGCCTACCTCTCGCCGCGGGTCGCGCACCGGGTCATCACCCAGCTCACCGGCGGACGGATGACCCGCGTGGTGGCCGCCCGGGAGCAGGTGGCCGCCCTCACCCCGCGGGAGCGCGACGTGCTGGCCCTGGTGGGGGAGGGGCTGTCCAACGGGCAGATCGCCCGCCGCCTCTACCTGGTGGAGGGGACCGTCAAGGCCCACGTGAGCGCGATCCTCACCCGGCTCGGGGCGCGGAACCGGGTCCAGGCCGCGATCCTCGCCCACGAGGCCGGGCTGCTCGACTCAGTTGAGCCGCCAGATGGCGAAGTTCAGTGA
- a CDS encoding VC0807 family protein has protein sequence MSHAPVVLPRLTALARQAVPKILEGVVAPLAVFYAALAVLGLTGALIAAVSWVYAGVGWRLVRRVPVPGTMILAAIAITVRALLGLWSGSAVLYFLQPELGTICISMVFLASVRLNRPLVQKLTLDYIHLPTAVLKHERVRRFFARITLLWAFVLLANSAVSIWLLLHQSIGTYLLVRTSVVALISGLAVAVSVYAFRRVLRRLHHDPAPAPAASPA, from the coding sequence ATGAGCCATGCACCCGTCGTCCTCCCCCGCCTCACCGCCCTGGCCCGTCAGGCGGTTCCGAAGATCCTGGAGGGCGTCGTCGCCCCCCTCGCCGTCTTCTACGCCGCGCTGGCCGTCCTCGGTCTCACGGGCGCGCTGATCGCGGCGGTGAGCTGGGTGTACGCGGGAGTGGGGTGGCGGCTGGTCCGGCGGGTCCCGGTGCCCGGGACGATGATCCTCGCCGCCATCGCGATCACCGTCCGGGCGCTGCTGGGGCTGTGGAGCGGGAGCGCGGTGCTCTACTTCCTCCAGCCCGAGCTGGGCACGATCTGCATCAGCATGGTCTTCCTGGCCTCGGTGCGGCTCAACCGCCCGCTGGTGCAGAAGCTCACCCTCGACTACATCCACCTGCCCACGGCGGTGCTGAAGCACGAGCGGGTCCGCCGGTTCTTCGCCCGGATCACCCTGCTGTGGGCCTTCGTGCTGTTGGCCAACTCCGCGGTGAGCATCTGGCTCCTGCTCCACCAGTCGATCGGCACCTACCTGCTGGTCCGCACCTCGGTCGTCGCCCTGATCAGCGGCCTGGCGGTGGCCGTCTCCGTCTACGCCTTCCGCCGCGTCCTGCGCCGCCTGCACCACGACCCGGCCCCCGCCCCCGCCGCCTCCCCCGCCTAG
- a CDS encoding nitroreductase family protein yields the protein MAREHSHPFIPYRPVRYPEAEMVTRGREFYEHMDRRRSVRFFSDEPVPRECVELAVRTANTAPSGAHQQPWKFVVIGDPETRRRIREAAEIEERQNYEGGRLTPEWRSALAHLETGSDKGYLETVPWLVVCFAEKYGVRPDGTRVKHYYVNESVGIACGFFIAALHAMGLSTLTHTPNPMAFLTGICGRPANERPYILFPIGYAAADAEVPDLVRKPLSEAMA from the coding sequence GTGGCGCGGGAACATTCCCATCCATTCATCCCCTACCGGCCCGTGCGCTATCCCGAGGCCGAGATGGTGACCCGAGGCCGGGAGTTCTACGAGCACATGGACCGGCGCCGGAGCGTGCGGTTCTTCAGCGACGAGCCGGTGCCGCGCGAGTGCGTCGAGCTGGCCGTCAGGACGGCGAACACCGCGCCCTCGGGGGCTCACCAGCAGCCGTGGAAGTTCGTCGTGATCGGCGACCCGGAGACCAGGAGGCGGATCAGGGAGGCGGCCGAGATCGAGGAGCGGCAGAACTACGAGGGCGGGCGGCTGACCCCGGAGTGGCGTTCGGCCCTGGCCCACCTGGAGACCGGCTCCGACAAGGGCTACCTCGAAACGGTGCCGTGGCTGGTGGTCTGCTTCGCGGAGAAGTACGGCGTGCGCCCCGACGGCACCAGGGTCAAGCACTACTACGTCAACGAGAGCGTCGGCATCGCCTGCGGCTTCTTCATCGCCGCCCTGCACGCGATGGGCCTGTCCACGCTCACCCACACCCCGAACCCGATGGCGTTCCTGACCGGCATCTGCGGGCGTCCGGCCAACGAGCGCCCCTACATCCTGTTCCCGATCGGGTACGCGGCCGCCGACGCCGAGGTCCCCGACCTGGTCCGCAAACCCCTGTCCGAGGCCATGGCCTGA
- a CDS encoding cellulose binding domain-containing protein yields the protein MKFRVIARSLVALVALVTAMMVAVPAQAASASATFVKVGDWGSGFEGKYTIKNDSTTALTSWKVEFDLPAGISVGSFWDATLARSGQHFTFSNVGWNGNVPAGGSVSFGFLGTPGGAAAVPAGCKLNGADCGGGSGETAPGKPGAVSATGGANSVALSWGASSGTVTGYRVYEGTTVKATVTGTGATVSGLGVCEAHTYTVAAYNSAGEGPKSDPASATTTGCGTGTPGKPGAVSATGGANSVALSWGASSGTVTGYRVYEGTTVKATVTGTGATVSGLGVCEAHTYTVAAYNSAGEGPRSDPASATTTGCPVSQLPKHFLTGYWHNFDNPAVELKLSAVPNEYDLVAVAFGESTATPGEVVFSVDPGLSASLGGYTDAQFKADVQTLHSRGKKVILSVGGELGRVQVASAAAATKFADTVYALMQSYGFDGVDIDLENGLNSTYMGQALRALRAKAGAGLIITMAPQTIDMQSTGAEYFKLALNIKDILTVVHTQFYNSGSMLGCDQMAAYSQGTVNFMTALACIQLENGLRPDQVALGLPAGPGAAGGGIVAPSLVNQALTCLATRTGCGSFVPPRAYPEIRGAMTWSINWDASNNWNFSRTVKPHLATLP from the coding sequence GTGAAATTTCGCGTCATCGCTCGATCTCTTGTCGCCCTGGTGGCCCTCGTCACGGCGATGATGGTCGCGGTCCCCGCCCAGGCCGCCTCGGCCTCCGCCACCTTCGTCAAGGTCGGCGACTGGGGTTCCGGCTTCGAGGGCAAGTACACGATCAAGAACGACTCCACCACGGCCCTGACCAGCTGGAAGGTCGAGTTCGACCTCCCGGCGGGGATCAGCGTTGGGTCCTTCTGGGACGCCACGCTGGCCCGCAGCGGCCAGCACTTCACCTTCAGCAACGTCGGGTGGAACGGCAACGTCCCGGCGGGCGGCAGCGTGAGCTTCGGTTTCCTCGGCACCCCCGGCGGGGCGGCCGCCGTACCGGCGGGCTGCAAGCTCAACGGCGCCGACTGCGGCGGTGGGAGCGGTGAGACCGCGCCCGGCAAGCCCGGTGCGGTGTCGGCGACGGGCGGTGCGAACAGCGTCGCGCTGTCGTGGGGGGCGTCGAGCGGAACGGTGACCGGCTACCGGGTCTATGAGGGCACGACTGTGAAGGCGACGGTCACCGGGACCGGTGCCACGGTCTCCGGGCTGGGTGTGTGCGAGGCGCACACCTACACGGTCGCGGCCTACAACTCCGCGGGTGAGGGTCCGAAGAGCGACCCGGCGAGCGCCACCACCACCGGCTGCGGCACCGGGACGCCCGGCAAGCCCGGTGCGGTGTCGGCGACGGGCGGTGCGAACAGCGTCGCGCTGTCGTGGGGGGCGTCGAGCGGAACGGTGACCGGCTACCGGGTCTATGAGGGCACGACTGTGAAGGCGACGGTCACCGGGACCGGTGCCACGGTCTCCGGGCTGGGTGTGTGCGAGGCGCACACCTACACGGTCGCGGCCTACAACTCCGCGGGTGAGGGTCCGAGGAGCGACCCGGCCAGCGCCACCACCACCGGCTGCCCCGTCAGCCAGCTGCCCAAGCACTTCCTCACCGGCTACTGGCACAACTTCGACAACCCCGCCGTCGAGCTCAAGCTGTCGGCGGTCCCCAACGAGTACGACCTGGTCGCGGTCGCCTTCGGCGAGTCCACCGCCACCCCCGGTGAGGTCGTCTTCAGCGTCGACCCCGGCCTGTCGGCCTCCCTCGGCGGCTACACCGACGCCCAGTTCAAGGCCGACGTGCAGACGCTCCACTCGCGCGGCAAGAAGGTCATCCTCTCGGTCGGCGGCGAGCTCGGCCGGGTGCAGGTGGCCAGCGCCGCCGCGGCGACGAAGTTCGCCGACACCGTCTACGCCCTGATGCAGAGCTACGGCTTCGACGGTGTGGACATCGACCTGGAGAACGGCCTCAACTCCACCTACATGGGCCAGGCGCTGCGGGCGCTGCGCGCCAAGGCGGGCGCCGGCCTCATCATCACGATGGCCCCGCAGACCATCGACATGCAGTCCACCGGCGCGGAGTACTTCAAGCTCGCGCTGAACATCAAGGACATCCTCACGGTCGTCCACACCCAGTTCTACAACTCCGGCTCGATGCTGGGCTGCGACCAGATGGCCGCCTACTCCCAGGGCACGGTCAACTTCATGACCGCGCTGGCCTGCATCCAGCTGGAGAACGGCCTCCGCCCCGACCAGGTGGCGCTCGGCCTGCCCGCCGGGCCCGGCGCGGCCGGCGGCGGGATCGTCGCCCCCTCGCTGGTCAACCAGGCGCTGACCTGCCTGGCCACCCGGACCGGCTGCGGCAGCTTCGTGCCGCCGCGCGCCTACCCCGAGATCCGGGGCGCGATGACCTGGTCGATCAACTGGGACGCCTCGAACAACTGGAACTTCTCCAGAACCGTCAAGCCGCATCTCGCGACTCTCCCCTAG
- a CDS encoding luciferase family protein produces the protein MAVRAHTSDRSTEGVANVAAQLVRWPDLALKRTRRGLGFRSGGREIVRMPGDHTAELLLTTAVIDRWARVLTDCRRVTPGRDAGWVTMTIEGKADADLFLSLVSVAIKVNQASR, from the coding sequence ATGGCAGTGCGCGCGCACACGTCCGACCGGTCGACCGAGGGTGTCGCGAACGTGGCGGCCCAGCTCGTCCGCTGGCCCGATCTGGCACTGAAACGCACCCGCAGGGGTCTCGGGTTCCGGTCCGGCGGCCGGGAGATCGTCCGCATGCCGGGCGATCACACCGCGGAGCTGCTGCTCACCACCGCCGTGATCGACCGGTGGGCCCGGGTGCTCACCGACTGCCGGCGGGTCACCCCCGGCAGGGACGCCGGGTGGGTGACCATGACGATCGAGGGCAAGGCCGACGCCGACCTGTTCCTCTCGCTCGTCAGCGTCGCGATCAAGGTCAACCAGGCGTCGCGGTAG
- the leuE gene encoding leucine efflux protein LeuE yields the protein MFFGITDIWTYVIGAFFIILLPGPNSLYVLTTAAQRGVRQGYRGVAGVFLGDTVLMVLAAAGAASLLRSSPVLFNVVKYAGAAYLAWIGFQMLRGAWRSWRSAGTEEAAAAPVTAMEDPFRKALVISLMNPKAILFFISFFIQFVDPAYGTPALPFLILGAICQLFSVLYLSALIFGGTFLARQFRARRKLSAGLTSGVGALFIGFGARLATATLG from the coding sequence ATGTTCTTCGGCATCACCGATATATGGACCTATGTCATCGGCGCCTTCTTCATCATCCTGCTGCCCGGCCCGAACTCCCTCTACGTGCTTACCACCGCCGCGCAGCGCGGCGTGCGGCAGGGATACCGCGGGGTGGCGGGCGTCTTCCTCGGTGACACCGTCCTGATGGTGCTCGCCGCCGCCGGGGCCGCCTCGCTGCTGCGCTCGTCGCCGGTCCTGTTCAACGTCGTCAAGTACGCCGGAGCGGCCTACCTGGCGTGGATCGGGTTCCAGATGCTGCGGGGGGCCTGGCGCTCCTGGCGGTCGGCCGGGACCGAGGAGGCCGCCGCCGCGCCGGTGACGGCCATGGAGGACCCGTTCCGCAAGGCCCTGGTGATCAGCCTGATGAACCCGAAGGCGATCCTGTTCTTCATCTCGTTCTTCATCCAGTTCGTGGACCCCGCCTACGGCACGCCCGCGCTGCCGTTCCTGATCCTGGGCGCGATCTGCCAGCTTTTCAGCGTGCTGTACCTGTCGGCGCTGATCTTCGGCGGCACCTTCCTGGCCCGCCAGTTCCGGGCGCGCCGCAAGCTGTCGGCCGGGCTCACCTCGGGGGTGGGCGCGCTGTTCATCGGCTTCGGCGCGAGGCTGGCCACCGCGACGCTCGGTTGA
- a CDS encoding fibronectin type III domain-containing protein produces MRLRRMAFAVLAALAVTFTGLTAVANAAPQAAAVFAAPQWQAWTAYATGAQVTYNGVDYECIQGHTSLPGWEPSNVPALWKVATGGGDTTAPSVPGNLRVTGTSSSTVSLAWDASTDNVGVTGYNVYRGTTLVTTATGTSHTDSGLTPSTAYTYTVRARDAAGNLSGVSGSVTGTTTGSGTPGQPGAPSVTGTTDGGISLSWGASSGTVTGYRVYEGTTQRAQVTGTTATISGLGTCEAHTYTVRAYNSVGESASSTQVTGTTTGCPNPGGKMDGAPYLYTGWGNPPSPVTVMNATGIKSFTMAFILSSGGCNPAWDGQRPLTGGADQAAINQIKAAGGNVQISFGGWQGNKLGPNCSTPAAFAGAVQQVINAVGPAVVDFDIENTDEFENYTVQDRILNGLKIVKANNPNVKVVVTFGTSTSGPTAPGIRLINQAKALAVPIDNYTIMPFDFGGGANMYQNTINASEGLKNALKSANGWTDAQAYARMGISGMNGLSDQQELTSPAQWTQIRDWAKSKGLTRFAFWSVNRDRPCPGGGVQENCSGIAQADWEFTKITAGF; encoded by the coding sequence ATGAGATTACGTCGCATGGCCTTCGCCGTACTCGCAGCCCTGGCGGTGACCTTCACCGGGCTCACCGCCGTCGCGAACGCCGCGCCCCAGGCGGCCGCCGTGTTCGCCGCCCCCCAGTGGCAGGCGTGGACGGCCTACGCCACCGGTGCACAGGTGACCTACAACGGCGTCGACTACGAATGCATCCAGGGCCACACCTCCCTGCCCGGCTGGGAGCCGTCCAACGTCCCCGCCCTGTGGAAGGTCGCCACCGGCGGCGGTGACACCACGGCGCCCAGCGTGCCCGGCAACCTCCGCGTGACCGGCACGAGCTCGTCGACCGTCTCGCTGGCGTGGGACGCCTCCACCGACAACGTCGGCGTCACCGGCTACAACGTCTACCGGGGCACGACCCTGGTGACCACCGCCACCGGCACCTCCCACACCGACTCCGGGCTGACCCCCTCGACCGCCTACACCTACACCGTCCGCGCCCGCGACGCCGCCGGGAACCTCTCCGGCGTCAGCGGCTCGGTCACCGGCACCACCACCGGCAGCGGCACGCCCGGCCAGCCCGGCGCCCCGTCGGTCACCGGTACGACCGACGGCGGCATCTCCCTGTCGTGGGGCGCGTCGTCCGGCACCGTGACCGGCTACCGCGTCTACGAGGGCACCACCCAGCGCGCCCAGGTCACCGGCACCACCGCCACCATCTCCGGCCTGGGCACGTGCGAGGCGCACACCTACACGGTCCGGGCCTACAACTCCGTCGGCGAGTCCGCCTCCAGCACCCAGGTCACCGGCACCACCACCGGCTGCCCGAACCCCGGCGGCAAGATGGACGGCGCGCCCTACCTCTACACCGGCTGGGGCAACCCGCCCAGCCCGGTCACGGTGATGAACGCCACCGGGATCAAGTCCTTCACCATGGCGTTCATCCTGTCCAGCGGCGGCTGCAACCCGGCCTGGGACGGCCAGCGCCCGCTGACCGGCGGCGCCGACCAGGCGGCCATCAACCAGATCAAGGCCGCGGGCGGCAACGTGCAGATCTCCTTCGGCGGCTGGCAGGGCAACAAGCTCGGCCCGAACTGCTCCACCCCGGCGGCCTTCGCCGGCGCCGTGCAGCAGGTCATCAACGCCGTCGGCCCGGCGGTGGTCGACTTCGACATCGAGAACACCGACGAGTTCGAGAACTACACCGTGCAGGACCGGATCCTCAACGGCCTGAAGATCGTCAAGGCCAACAACCCGAACGTCAAGGTCGTCGTCACCTTCGGCACCTCGACCAGCGGCCCGACGGCCCCCGGCATCCGCCTGATCAACCAGGCCAAGGCGCTCGCCGTGCCGATCGACAACTACACGATCATGCCGTTCGACTTCGGCGGCGGCGCCAACATGTACCAGAACACGATCAACGCCTCCGAGGGCCTGAAGAACGCGCTGAAGTCGGCCAACGGCTGGACCGACGCGCAGGCCTACGCCCGGATGGGCATCTCCGGCATGAACGGCCTGTCCGACCAGCAGGAGCTGACCTCCCCGGCGCAGTGGACCCAGATCCGCGACTGGGCCAAGTCCAAGGGCCTGACCCGCTTCGCGTTCTGGTCCGTCAACCGTGACCGCCCCTGCCCCGGCGGCGGCGTCCAGGAGAACTGCAGCGGCATCGCCCAGGCCGACTGGGAGTTCACCAAGATCACCGCAGGCTTCTAG
- a CDS encoding Lrp/AsnC family transcriptional regulator, translating into MAARRDGLDELDRKMLHLVRERPRTGLLEIARLLGVARGTVQARLDRMVADGVITDFGPNLSPRALGYPVQAFTTLEVEQISRPDISTALAAIPEVLEAHIVTGPGDVWCRIAGRDHEHIQQVIDQTLAIPGVRRSSTVITLSTVVPHRVQPLADGG; encoded by the coding sequence TTGGCAGCTCGGAGAGACGGACTGGACGAGCTCGACCGCAAGATGCTCCATCTGGTCAGGGAACGTCCGCGCACCGGCCTGCTGGAGATCGCCCGCCTCCTCGGCGTCGCCCGGGGCACCGTCCAGGCCCGCCTGGACCGGATGGTCGCCGACGGCGTGATCACCGACTTCGGCCCCAACCTCTCCCCGCGCGCCCTCGGCTACCCCGTGCAGGCCTTCACCACCCTTGAGGTGGAGCAGATCTCCCGCCCCGACATCTCCACCGCCCTGGCGGCGATCCCCGAAGTCCTCGAAGCCCACATCGTCACCGGCCCCGGCGACGTCTGGTGCCGCATCGCCGGACGCGACCACGAGCACATCCAGCAGGTCATCGACCAGACCCTGGCCATCCCCGGAGTACGGCGGAGCAGCACGGTGATCACCCTGTCCACCGTGGTCCCCCACCGGGTCCAGCCCCTGGCCGACGGCGGGTGA
- a CDS encoding glycoside hydrolase family 19 protein, producing MFGKRVMAALAALAVAGVLAVVAPMSSASAAACATPWSSGAVYTGGAVASHNGHNWSAKWWTQNETPGTAAVWADQGTCGGTTPTPGPGCDHPNWVAGRSYVTGDIVKYTDGKFYRAEHDNPGYDPVISTWYWEPYACGPATPTPSPTTTPNPGAFVVSEAQFNQMFPSRNSFYTYNGLVAALSAYPAFARTGSDTVKRQEAAAFLANVNHETGGLVHIVEQNTANYPHYCDLSQPYGCPAGQAAYYGRGPIQLSWNFNYKAAGDALGINLLNNPNLVQTDPSVAWKTGIWYWMSQNGPGTMTAHNAMVNGYGFGETIRSINGSLECGGRNPAQVQSRINAYQRFVQILGTTPGGNLSC from the coding sequence ATGTTCGGAAAACGCGTCATGGCGGCTCTCGCCGCCCTGGCGGTGGCGGGGGTGCTGGCGGTCGTCGCGCCGATGTCCTCCGCCTCCGCCGCGGCCTGCGCCACCCCGTGGAGCTCCGGGGCGGTCTACACCGGCGGCGCCGTCGCCTCCCACAACGGCCACAACTGGTCGGCGAAGTGGTGGACCCAGAACGAGACGCCGGGCACCGCCGCGGTCTGGGCGGACCAGGGGACCTGCGGCGGCACGACCCCCACCCCCGGGCCGGGCTGCGACCACCCGAACTGGGTGGCCGGAAGGTCATATGTCACCGGTGACATCGTCAAATACACCGACGGCAAGTTCTACCGGGCCGAGCACGACAACCCGGGCTACGACCCGGTCATCAGCACCTGGTACTGGGAGCCGTACGCCTGCGGTCCCGCCACGCCGACCCCGTCGCCCACGACGACGCCGAACCCCGGAGCCTTCGTGGTGAGCGAGGCCCAGTTCAACCAGATGTTCCCGAGCCGCAACTCCTTCTACACCTACAACGGCCTGGTCGCGGCCCTGAGCGCCTACCCTGCCTTCGCGAGGACGGGCAGCGACACCGTCAAGCGGCAGGAGGCCGCGGCCTTCCTGGCCAACGTCAACCACGAGACCGGCGGCCTGGTCCACATCGTCGAGCAGAACACCGCGAACTACCCGCACTACTGCGACCTCAGCCAGCCCTACGGCTGCCCCGCGGGCCAGGCCGCCTACTACGGCCGCGGCCCGATCCAGCTGAGCTGGAACTTCAACTACAAGGCGGCCGGCGACGCGCTCGGCATCAACCTGCTCAACAACCCGAACCTGGTGCAGACCGATCCCTCGGTGGCGTGGAAGACCGGCATCTGGTACTGGATGAGCCAGAACGGGCCGGGCACGATGACCGCGCACAACGCCATGGTCAACGGCTATGGCTTCGGCGAGACGATCCGCAGCATCAACGGCAGCCTGGAGTGCGGCGGCAGGAACCCGGCGCAGGTGCAGAGCCGCATCAACGCCTACCAGAGGTTCGTCCAGATCCTGGGCACCACCCCCGGCGGCAACCTGAGCTGCTGA
- a CDS encoding TspO/MBR family protein produces MVIAQQPRRWAGLPVFAVALVLVAVVGSLSAVNAGGEYLALERPPWAPPQWLFGPAWTVLYIMIAISGWLAWSARGWTPALGVYAAQLVLNAAWTPLFFGAGRYGLAFAEIVVLWAAIAATIVLFRRISRVAAWLLVPYLLWVTYAASLNFAIWRLN; encoded by the coding sequence ATGGTCATCGCACAACAACCGAGACGCTGGGCGGGGCTCCCGGTCTTCGCCGTCGCGCTCGTCCTGGTGGCAGTGGTCGGATCGCTGTCGGCGGTCAACGCCGGCGGCGAGTACCTGGCGCTGGAGCGCCCGCCGTGGGCGCCGCCGCAGTGGCTGTTCGGCCCGGCCTGGACGGTGCTCTACATCATGATCGCCATCTCCGGCTGGCTCGCGTGGTCGGCACGGGGCTGGACGCCCGCCCTCGGCGTCTACGCCGCCCAGCTCGTCCTCAACGCGGCCTGGACCCCGCTGTTCTTCGGCGCCGGCCGGTACGGCCTGGCCTTCGCCGAGATCGTCGTGCTCTGGGCGGCGATCGCGGCCACCATCGTCCTGTTCCGGCGGATCAGCCGGGTGGCCGCCTGGCTCCTGGTGCCCTACCTGCTCTGGGTCACCTACGCGGCCTCACTGAACTTCGCCATCTGGCGGCTCAACTGA
- a CDS encoding carbohydrate binding domain-containing protein has translation MNHRLNLRKLAAAAVLVLSGTMLAASPAHAANIATNPGFESDLTGWTCSASAGATAVSSPVHGGSKALQATPAGSDTARCQQTVSVKPSSSYSLSAWVRGGYVFLGVLGTGTTDQSTWTSSPSAYAQLSRTFTTGPSTTSVTIYVNSWYGQGAYQADDFVLDGEAGQGQPPAAPAGLTSASTRTSAVLNWTASAGATGYNVYRDGAKVATATGTTYTETPPQGNYTYQVSAVNAAGESPRSNQVSVVIGNDTPPPPAVPTGLTATVGGANVALSWNASSNATGYNVYRDGVKVGSPTTTAYTDTPAAGTHTYQVSAVNPTGESARSGPVSATVGGDQSGSLPKRVLVGYLHASFANGSGYIRMADVPNEWNVINLAFGEPTSVTSGDIRFQQCPVAECPGVEPEADFIAGIRAKQALGKKVLISIGGQNGQVQLTTAAARDKFVQSVSAIIDRYGLDGLDIDFEGHSLYLNQGDTNLAAPTTPVIVNLISALKTLKARYGAKFVLTMAPETFFVQLGYQFYGPGANGSADQRAGSYLPVIHAMRNDLTLLHVQDYNSGPITGLDNQYHTMGTHDFHVAMTDMLLAGFPIAGNPNNVFPALRPEQVAIGLPAAAYAGNGFTTVAEVQKAFDCLAKGTNCGPYKPRGVYPNLRGLMTWSINWDKYNSFEFSRNHRAYLNGLG, from the coding sequence ATGAACCATCGATTGAATCTCAGAAAACTTGCGGCGGCAGCCGTACTGGTGCTGAGCGGGACGATGCTGGCCGCGTCGCCCGCCCACGCCGCCAACATCGCGACGAACCCCGGATTCGAGAGCGACCTGACCGGCTGGACGTGTTCGGCGTCGGCGGGTGCCACGGCGGTGTCGTCGCCGGTGCACGGCGGTTCGAAGGCGCTGCAGGCCACGCCGGCCGGCAGTGACACCGCGCGCTGCCAGCAGACCGTCAGCGTCAAGCCGTCCTCGTCCTACTCGCTGTCGGCGTGGGTGCGGGGCGGCTACGTCTTCCTGGGCGTGCTCGGCACCGGCACGACCGACCAGAGCACGTGGACCTCCTCGCCGTCGGCCTACGCGCAGCTCTCCAGGACCTTCACCACCGGCCCCTCGACCACCTCGGTGACGATCTACGTCAACAGCTGGTACGGCCAGGGCGCCTACCAGGCCGACGACTTCGTGCTCGACGGCGAGGCCGGACAGGGGCAGCCCCCGGCCGCGCCGGCCGGCCTGACCAGCGCGAGCACGCGCACCAGCGCCGTGCTGAACTGGACCGCCTCCGCCGGCGCGACCGGCTACAACGTCTACCGCGACGGCGCCAAGGTCGCCACGGCCACCGGGACCACCTACACCGAGACCCCGCCGCAGGGCAACTACACCTACCAGGTGAGCGCCGTCAACGCGGCGGGCGAGTCGCCCAGGTCCAACCAGGTCTCGGTGGTGATCGGCAACGACACCCCGCCGCCCCCGGCCGTCCCGACCGGCCTGACCGCCACGGTCGGCGGCGCGAACGTGGCGCTGAGCTGGAACGCCTCCTCGAACGCGACCGGCTACAACGTCTACCGCGACGGCGTCAAGGTGGGCTCGCCGACCACCACCGCCTACACCGACACCCCCGCCGCGGGCACGCACACCTACCAGGTGAGCGCCGTCAACCCGACCGGCGAGTCGGCCAGGTCCGGTCCGGTCTCCGCCACGGTCGGCGGCGACCAGTCGGGCAGCCTGCCCAAGCGGGTGCTGGTCGGCTACCTGCACGCCTCCTTCGCCAACGGCTCCGGCTACATCCGGATGGCCGACGTGCCGAACGAGTGGAACGTCATCAACCTCGCCTTCGGCGAGCCGACCTCGGTGACCTCCGGCGACATCCGCTTCCAGCAGTGCCCGGTCGCCGAGTGCCCCGGCGTCGAGCCGGAGGCCGACTTCATCGCGGGGATCCGGGCCAAGCAGGCGCTCGGCAAGAAGGTGCTGATCTCGATCGGCGGCCAGAACGGCCAGGTCCAGCTCACCACCGCGGCCGCGCGCGACAAGTTCGTCCAGTCGGTGAGCGCCATCATCGACAGGTACGGCCTCGACGGCCTCGACATCGACTTCGAGGGCCACTCGCTCTACCTCAACCAGGGCGACACCAACCTCGCCGCCCCGACCACCCCGGTCATCGTCAACCTGATCTCCGCGCTGAAGACCCTCAAGGCCAGGTACGGCGCCAAGTTCGTGCTGACCATGGCACCGGAGACCTTCTTCGTCCAGCTCGGCTACCAGTTCTACGGCCCCGGCGCGAACGGCTCGGCCGACCAGCGGGCCGGGTCCTACCTCCCCGTCATCCACGCGATGCGCAACGACCTGACCCTGCTCCACGTCCAGGACTACAACTCCGGGCCGATCACCGGGCTGGACAACCAGTACCACACCATGGGCACCCACGACTTCCACGTGGCCATGACGGACATGCTGCTGGCGGGCTTCCCGATCGCGGGGAACCCGAACAACGTCTTCCCCGCCCTGCGCCCGGAGCAGGTCGCCATCGGCCTGCCCGCCGCGGCCTACGCGGGCAACGGCTTCACCACGGTGGCCGAGGTCCAGAAGGCCTTCGACTGCCTGGCGAAGGGGACCAACTGCGGGCCGTACAAGCCGCGCGGCGTCTACCCGAACCTGCGCGGCCTGATGACCTGGTCGATCAACTGGGACAAGTACAACTCCTTCGAGTTCTCCCGTAACCACCGGGCCTACCTCAACGGCCTGGGCTGA